The Myxococcota bacterium genome has a window encoding:
- a CDS encoding polysaccharide deacetylase family protein, producing MAPPRVTLSFDNGPSSVTAEVLDVLRERRLPASFFVVGKALERPGGRALVERAQAEGHRIGNHSLSHATPLGVRDDPDEAWREIDGMEELLGDLVRGERFFRPFGGGGVIDENLLGRHALERLTRGGYTCVLWNSVPRDWENPDGWPEVCLADVRARDWSLVVLHDLATGAMKRLPAFLDALEAEGIEVVHDLPPECVPLRKGRPTAALASLPLR from the coding sequence ATGGCGCCGCCGCGAGTCACGCTGAGCTTCGACAACGGCCCGAGCTCGGTCACCGCCGAGGTCCTCGACGTGCTGCGCGAGCGCAGGCTGCCGGCCAGCTTCTTCGTGGTCGGCAAGGCGCTCGAGCGGCCGGGCGGGCGGGCGCTGGTGGAGCGGGCCCAGGCCGAAGGCCACCGCATCGGCAACCACAGCCTCAGCCACGCGACACCGCTCGGTGTACGCGACGACCCCGACGAAGCCTGGCGCGAGATCGACGGCATGGAGGAGCTGCTGGGCGACCTGGTGCGCGGCGAGCGCTTCTTCCGGCCCTTCGGCGGCGGCGGCGTGATCGACGAGAACCTGCTCGGCCGCCACGCCCTCGAGCGGCTCACGCGCGGCGGCTACACCTGCGTGCTGTGGAACTCCGTGCCCAGAGACTGGGAGAATCCCGACGGCTGGCCCGAGGTGTGTCTCGCCGACGTCCGCGCGCGCGACTGGTCACTGGTGGTGCTGCACGACCTGGCGACCGGAGCGATGAAGCGCCTGCCGGCGTTTCTCGACGCGCTCGAGGCCGAGGGGATCGAAGTCGTTCACGATCTGCCGCCCGAGTGTGTGCCGCTGCGCAAGGGCCGCCCCACCGCCGCCCTGGCCTCACTGCCCCTGCGCTGA